A single region of the Streptomyces sp. AM 4-1-1 genome encodes:
- a CDS encoding citrate synthase has product MSDNSVVLRYGDDEYTYPVIDSTVGDKGFDIGKLRANTGLVTLDSGYGNTAAYKSAITYLDGEQGILRYRGYPIEQLAEQSTFLEVAYTLINGELPKVDELSAFKNEITQHTLLHEDVKRFFDGFPRDAHPMAMLSSVVSALSTFYQDSHNPFDEEQRHLSTIRLLAKLPTIAAYAYKKSIGHPFVYPSNDLGYVENFLRMTFSVPAQEYVPDPVVVSALEKLLILHADHEQNCSTSTVRLVGSSQANMFASISAGISALWGPLHGGANQSVLEMLEGIQANGGDVDSFIRKVKNKEDGVRLMGFGHRVYKSFDPRAKIIKAAAHDVLSALGKSDELLDIALKLEEHALSDDYFVSRNLYPNVDFYTGLIYRAMGFPTEMFTVLFAIGRLPGWIAQWHEMIKEPGSRIGRPRQIYTGEVLRDFVPVESR; this is encoded by the coding sequence GTGAGCGACAACTCTGTAGTACTGCGGTACGGCGATGACGAGTACACCTACCCGGTGATCGACAGCACCGTCGGAGACAAGGGCTTCGATATCGGGAAGCTCCGGGCCAACACCGGACTGGTGACGCTCGACAGCGGGTACGGCAACACCGCAGCCTATAAATCCGCCATCACCTACCTCGACGGTGAGCAGGGCATCCTGCGCTACCGCGGTTACCCCATCGAGCAGCTGGCGGAGCAGTCGACCTTCCTTGAGGTCGCGTACACGCTGATCAACGGTGAGCTTCCCAAGGTCGACGAGCTGTCGGCCTTCAAGAACGAGATCACCCAGCACACGCTGCTGCACGAGGACGTCAAGCGGTTCTTCGACGGCTTCCCGCGCGACGCCCACCCGATGGCCATGCTCTCGTCGGTCGTCAGCGCGCTGTCCACGTTCTACCAGGACAGCCACAACCCGTTCGACGAGGAGCAGCGTCACCTCTCCACGATCCGGCTGCTGGCCAAGCTGCCGACGATCGCGGCGTACGCGTACAAGAAGTCGATCGGGCACCCCTTCGTCTACCCGAGCAACGACCTCGGGTACGTCGAGAACTTCCTGCGGATGACCTTCTCGGTCCCCGCCCAGGAGTACGTCCCGGACCCGGTCGTCGTCTCGGCGCTGGAGAAGCTGCTCATCCTGCACGCGGACCACGAGCAGAACTGTTCGACGTCCACGGTCCGTCTGGTCGGTTCCTCGCAGGCGAACATGTTCGCCTCGATCTCCGCCGGCATCTCGGCGCTCTGGGGCCCCCTGCACGGCGGCGCCAACCAGTCGGTGCTGGAGATGCTGGAAGGCATCCAGGCCAACGGCGGCGATGTCGACTCCTTCATCCGCAAGGTGAAGAACAAGGAGGACGGCGTCCGCCTGATGGGCTTCGGGCACCGCGTCTACAAGAGCTTCGACCCCCGGGCGAAGATCATCAAGGCGGCGGCGCACGATGTCCTCTCGGCGCTCGGCAAGTCCGACGAACTGCTGGACATCGCGCTGAAGCTGGAGGAGCACGCGCTCTCCGACGACTACTTCGTCTCGCGCAACCTCTACCCCAACGTGGATTTCTACACCGGTCTGATCTACCGGGCCATGGGCTTCCCGACCGAGATGTTCACCGTGCTCTTCGCGATCGGCCGGCTTCCGGGCTGGATCGCCCAGTGGCACGAGATGATCAAGGAGCCGGGATCGCGCATCGGCCGCCCGCGCCAGATCTACACGGGCGAGGTCCTGCGCGACTTCGTTCCGGTCGAGAGCCGCTGA
- a CDS encoding ATP-dependent RecD-like DNA helicase, which yields MLSLAVVEGVLERITYANEENGYTVARVDTGRGAGDLLTVVGSLLGAQVGESVRMEGRWGSHPQFGKQFTVENYTTILPATIQGIRRYLGSGLIKGIGPVMADRITTHFGVDTLDIIETAPERLVEVPGLGPKRTKMIAAAWEEQKAIKEVMVFLQSVGVSTSIAVRIYKKYGDASISVVKNQPYRLAADVWGIGFLTADRIAQAVGIPHDSPERVKAGLQYALSQSTDQGHCFLPEERLITDAVKLLQVDTGLVIECLAELAADPEGVVRETVPGPDDEGAPVTAVYLVPFHRAELSLAGQVRRLLRAPEDRMPDFQDVDWDKALAWLAQRTGAKLAPEQEAAVRLALSRKVAVLTGGPGCGKSFTVRSIVELARAKKAKVVLAAPTGRAAKRLSELTGAEASTVHRLLELRPGGDAAYDRDRPLDADLVVVDEASMLDLLLANKLVKAVAPGAHLLLVGDVDQLPSVGAGEVLRDLLAEGGPVPAVRLTRIFRQAQQSGVVTNAHRINSGVPPLTEGLADFFLFVAEETEDAGALAVDVAARRIPAKFGLDPRRDVQVLAPMHRGPAGAGTLNGLLQQAITPARPELPEKRFGGRVFRVGDKVTQIRNNYEKGENGVFNGTVGVVTSLDPDEQRLTVLTDEDEEIPYDFDELDELSHAYAMTIHRSQGSEYPAVVVPVTTSAWMMLQRNLLYTAVTRAKKLVVLVGSRRAIAQAVRTVSAGRRCTALDHRLRGESEGGSTEK from the coding sequence TACACCGTCGCCCGGGTCGACACCGGCCGGGGCGCCGGGGACCTCCTCACCGTGGTCGGTTCGCTGCTCGGCGCGCAGGTCGGCGAGTCGGTGCGGATGGAGGGCCGTTGGGGCTCCCACCCGCAGTTCGGCAAGCAGTTCACCGTGGAGAACTACACGACGATCCTCCCCGCCACCATCCAGGGCATCCGCCGCTATCTCGGCTCCGGCCTGATCAAGGGCATCGGCCCGGTGATGGCCGACCGGATCACCACCCACTTCGGGGTCGACACCCTCGACATCATCGAGACGGCGCCCGAACGCCTCGTGGAGGTCCCCGGCCTCGGCCCGAAGCGGACCAAGATGATCGCCGCGGCCTGGGAGGAGCAGAAGGCGATCAAGGAGGTCATGGTCTTCCTCCAGAGCGTCGGCGTCTCCACCTCCATCGCCGTCCGCATCTACAAGAAGTACGGGGACGCCTCGATCTCCGTCGTCAAGAACCAGCCCTACCGGCTGGCCGCCGACGTCTGGGGCATCGGCTTCCTCACTGCGGACCGCATCGCCCAGGCGGTGGGAATTCCGCACGACAGCCCCGAGCGGGTCAAGGCCGGACTCCAGTACGCGCTGTCGCAGTCCACCGACCAGGGCCACTGCTTCCTCCCCGAGGAGCGCCTGATCACCGACGCGGTGAAGCTGCTCCAGGTCGACACCGGCCTGGTCATCGAATGCCTCGCCGAACTGGCCGCCGACCCGGAGGGCGTCGTACGCGAGACGGTCCCCGGCCCGGACGACGAAGGGGCCCCCGTCACCGCCGTCTATCTGGTGCCCTTCCACCGCGCCGAGCTCTCCCTCGCCGGACAGGTGCGGCGGCTGCTGAGGGCGCCGGAGGACCGGATGCCCGACTTCCAGGACGTGGACTGGGACAAGGCGCTGGCCTGGCTCGCCCAGCGCACCGGGGCGAAGCTGGCCCCCGAGCAGGAGGCCGCTGTCCGGCTCGCGCTGAGCCGGAAGGTCGCGGTCCTCACCGGCGGCCCCGGCTGCGGCAAGTCGTTCACCGTCCGCTCCATCGTGGAGCTCGCGCGAGCCAAGAAGGCCAAGGTGGTGCTGGCCGCGCCCACCGGCCGGGCGGCGAAACGGCTGTCGGAGCTGACCGGGGCCGAGGCGTCCACCGTGCACCGGCTGCTGGAGCTGCGGCCGGGCGGTGACGCCGCGTACGACCGGGACCGGCCGCTCGACGCGGATCTGGTCGTCGTCGACGAGGCGTCGATGCTGGACCTGCTGCTCGCCAACAAGCTGGTGAAGGCGGTGGCACCCGGTGCCCATCTGCTGCTGGTGGGGGACGTCGACCAGCTGCCGTCGGTCGGCGCGGGGGAGGTGCTGCGTGATCTGCTCGCCGAGGGCGGCCCGGTCCCCGCCGTCCGGCTGACCCGCATCTTCCGGCAGGCCCAGCAGTCGGGCGTCGTCACCAACGCCCACCGGATCAACTCCGGGGTACCGCCCCTCACCGAGGGACTGGCCGACTTCTTCCTCTTCGTGGCGGAGGAGACCGAGGACGCCGGGGCGCTCGCGGTCGATGTCGCGGCCCGTCGGATTCCGGCGAAGTTCGGCCTGGACCCCCGTCGTGACGTGCAGGTCCTCGCCCCGATGCACCGGGGTCCGGCCGGTGCGGGCACGCTCAACGGACTGCTCCAGCAGGCCATCACCCCGGCCCGCCCGGAGCTGCCCGAGAAGCGGTTCGGCGGCCGGGTCTTCCGCGTCGGCGACAAGGTCACCCAGATCCGCAACAACTACGAGAAGGGCGAGAACGGAGTCTTCAACGGCACCGTCGGGGTGGTCACCTCGCTCGACCCGGACGAGCAGCGGCTGACGGTCCTGACCGACGAGGACGAGGAGATCCCGTACGACTTCGACGAGCTGGACGAGCTGTCCCACGCGTACGCCATGACCATCCACCGCTCCCAGGGCAGCGAGTATCCGGCGGTGGTCGTCCCGGTCACCACCAGCGCCTGGATGATGCTCCAGCGCAACCTCCTCTACACGGCCGTGACCAGGGCGAAGAAGCTCGTGGTGCTGGTCGGTTCGCGCAGGGCGATAGCCCAGGCGGTGCGTACGGTTTCCGCCGGGAGACGCTGTACGGCGCTGGATCACCGGCTGCGGGGAGAATCCGAAGGAGGAAGCACCGAAAAATGA